The window GTTCGATCATTTAATGCGTGGTACAATGCTTGGAACAGCTTTTTCTATAAGTCTTATAGCACATTTAATCATTGTATTTCACTTAGTTGGTGGCTTGGCAATTGCACTCGGAACGCATACCCGACTATTTTGCTTAGTAAACTTACCGATATTAATAGGTGCAGTTTTTTTTATAAATTCTTCCGCTGGGATTTTTCAACCTTATGCAGAATTCTGGCTTTCATTAATTGTACTTACCGGTTTAATCTGCTTTATTGTAGAAGGTAATGGAGTTTTATCAGTAGAAAAAGGATCGCCTAATTTTGAAAAAAAAGAAATAGTATAATTTATTATAAGAAAATCGCTTAATTATTTATTAAGCGATTTTCTTTTTTCAGGATGTAAAGCCGTTCTACTTCGAGCTTATTTACTTTTTGATTTAATAAGTTTTAATAACACACCATTTGTCCAACCAAAACCATCTTGTAACGGATATTCACCTCCACCACCTAAACTTTCTGTTTGTGTAACATCATACTTCTCCATCAATTTGCCAGTTTGCTTAAAAACTTTTGTATTTAAATTTATCCATCGCTGTGAAATTGTATCGGCAAGTTTATTAAAACCGTAATGATTAAGTCCGGCAATGCTAATCCACTGCAATGGCGCCCAAGCATTTGGACTATCCC is drawn from Pedobacter mucosus and contains these coding sequences:
- a CDS encoding DoxX family protein, whose amino-acid sequence is MNLLKKIQDWGDHHHPKWLDYFRIILGLILIWKGIAFATNLQAFDHLMRGTMLGTAFSISLIAHLIIVFHLVGGLAIALGTHTRLFCLVNLPILIGAVFFINSSAGIFQPYAEFWLSLIVLTGLICFIVEGNGVLSVEKGSPNFEKKEIV